A stretch of Aspergillus nidulans FGSC A4 chromosome VI DNA encodes these proteins:
- a CDS encoding uncharacterized protein (transcript_id=CADANIAT00009948): MHFSLHLSALTLLGSLPLTLGEKETDLGYLKTTSFPSCDSSYKLDCFCEANAQLEAANAKENRNGLKSASAFTAPQVELAPEVEELCAENGVPKEEITRYLCDDTAVPATPRRGSTPMIRMGQKKAEESESESDCGSAHHKERDDEETASIRPLAAKRSISPGSTRLLIPENDSLEREVAVDNDDDDDKEEKDDEDRMASTNAIYEIVTVTETRTECSCAETATPVHGDEEDEENNTHMNMSGAMHGTQIAVAILPTPSQMSAAHAAQSDSASTSSVRVASSNDPVPTGVDAQQKHGGDEDVDAKMFEGTASGVVGVSRGVVLGLFGVAVGFVLL; the protein is encoded by the exons ATGCACTTCTCACTCCACCTGTCAGCCCTAACCTTACTAGGGAGTCTGCCACTCACACTCGGCGAAAAGGAGACAGATCTGGGGTACTTAAA GACGACCTCGTTCCCTTCCTGCGATTCAAGTTACAAACTCGACTGTTTCTGCGAAGCGAATGCCCAACTTGAGGCTGCAAACGCCAAAGAAAATCGAAATGGATTGAAATCGGCTTCGGCTTTCACTGCGCCGCAGGTTGAGCTCGCGCCggaagtcgaggagctgTGTGCGGAGAATGGTGTTC caaaggaagaaatAACAAGGTACCTCTGTGACGATACCGCGGTCCCCGCAACCCCGCGTAGGGGGAGCACGCCGATGATTCGAATGGGTCAGAAAAAGGCAGAAGAGTCTGAGTCTGAGTCCGATTGTGGATCTGCTCATCACAAGGAAcgagacgatgaagagacgGCGTCAATCAGGCCATTAGCCGCAAAGCGCTCCATCTCTCCCGGCTCAACGAGACTTCTGATTCCAGAGAACGACTCGCTCGAGAGGGAAGTCGCTGTtgacaatgacgatgacgatgacaaagaggagaaagatgatgaGGACCGTATGGCCAGCACAAACGCCATTTATGAGATCGTCACAGTCACCGAGACACGCACCGAGTGTTCCTGCGCGGAGACTGCCACGCCAGTTcatggcgatgaggaggatgaagaaaacaaCACACATATGAACATGTCCGGCGCCATGCATGGCACGCAAATCGCGGTTGCGATCCTGCCGACTCCATCCCAGATGAGTGCTGCCCATGCAGCCCAGTCCGATAGTGCATCTACATCATCGGTGCGCGTTGCGTCTTCGAACGACCCTGTTCCTACGGGTGTTGATGCACAGCAGAAGCAtggaggggatgaggatgttgatgcgAAGATGTTTGAAGGTACTGCTTCTGGCGTGGTTGGTGTTTCTAGAGGTGTTGTGCTGGGGCTTTTTGGTGTTGCTGTTGGGTTTGTTCTGCTATGA